DNA sequence from the Geminocystis sp. M7585_C2015_104 genome:
AAAGGATGGCAGGGTAGTGGGAGAAGGGTTTCACCCCGGTGCGGGCAAGCCTCATGCAGAAGTGTTCGCCCTACAACAGGCGGGGGAGGCGGCTAGGGGTGCCACTGTTTATGTTAATCTGGAACCATGTAACCATTATGGGCGGACTCCACCCTGTAC
Encoded proteins:
- a CDS encoding bifunctional diaminohydroxyphosphoribosylaminopyrimidine deaminase/5-amino-6-(5-phosphoribosylamino)uracil reductase, with protein sequence MTEDFDTSMMKRCIELAKRALGRTSPNPMVGAVVVKDGRVVGEGFHPGAGKPHAEVFALQQAGEAARGATVYVNLEPCNHYGRTPPCT